The following are encoded together in the uncultured Sphaerochaeta sp. genome:
- a CDS encoding nucleotidyltransferase substrate binding protein, protein MEMNNDIRWVQRLSNYSRALSQLEAAVALAKQRPLSTLEQQGMIQSFEYTHELSWNVLRDYLKDQGTQQLYGSKDTVRAAFAVGLIQDGETWMEMIRDRNHSSHAYNLEVATAIVGRVTDSYINAFVKLRKTFEGLANEIKT, encoded by the coding sequence ATGGAAATGAATAACGATATCCGTTGGGTCCAGCGTCTCTCAAACTACTCTCGGGCTCTCTCCCAATTGGAAGCGGCTGTAGCATTGGCAAAGCAACGACCCCTCAGTACATTAGAGCAACAAGGAATGATACAGTCATTTGAGTATACCCATGAATTGAGTTGGAATGTACTTCGTGATTACCTCAAGGACCAAGGCACCCAGCAACTCTATGGATCAAAGGATACCGTCCGTGCAGCATTTGCTGTTGGCTTGATACAGGATGGGGAAACCTGGATGGAAATGATCCGAGACCGCAACCATAGCAGTCATGCCTACAACCTCGAAGTCGCAACTGCAATTGTCGGTCGCGTAACCGACTCTTATATCAATGCATTTGTGAAGCTCAGGAAAACCTTTGAAGGTCTTGCCAATGAAATCAAGACCTGA
- a CDS encoding nucleotidyl transferase AbiEii/AbiGii toxin family protein, which yields MNIFSIHVSLRMLLLSKAWHVIERFSEDIDLILDWRILGYAINEPWEARSNKKQGLFNKGANAQAEQFIGEKLVPLLIHDFTHILGINVDISIDAQEPQTINFNYPHIFDSSAITQAIRLEIGPLAAWTPTEEARIVPYSAEQYPHVFTQRSTEILSVLPERTFWEKATILHHEANRPENSVMPSRYSRHYYDLYRLAHSDVKEKAFLKVALLQKVVDFKKKFYPRGWAKYDEAKPGTFRLNPPAHSKKKLESDYKAMKEMIYGDYPDFETLMQYIEQLENEINAL from the coding sequence TTGAATATCTTTTCCATACATGTCAGTTTAAGGATGCTTTTGCTTTCAAAGGCATGGCATGTTATTGAACGTTTTTCGGAAGATATTGACTTGATTCTTGACTGGCGTATCTTAGGCTATGCAATAAACGAGCCATGGGAAGCGAGAAGCAATAAAAAGCAGGGTCTATTCAATAAAGGTGCAAATGCACAAGCAGAGCAGTTTATAGGTGAGAAGCTTGTACCTCTGCTCATACATGATTTCACCCATATACTTGGAATCAATGTAGATATATCTATTGATGCACAAGAACCACAGACTATCAATTTCAACTACCCGCATATTTTTGATTCTTCTGCCATTACGCAGGCGATTAGGCTTGAAATAGGACCGCTTGCAGCATGGACTCCTACAGAAGAGGCAAGGATCGTTCCATACAGTGCAGAGCAATATCCACACGTCTTTACACAAAGATCAACAGAAATTCTTTCGGTACTTCCAGAACGCACCTTCTGGGAAAAGGCTACTATTCTTCATCACGAAGCAAATCGTCCCGAAAATTCTGTCATGCCTTCTCGGTATTCACGACATTATTATGATTTGTATCGTCTTGCTCATTCAGATGTTAAGGAGAAAGCTTTCTTAAAGGTTGCATTACTTCAAAAGGTTGTTGATTTCAAGAAAAAATTCTACCCGCGTGGATGGGCAAAATATGATGAAGCAAAACCTGGGACATTCCGTTTGAATCCTCCTGCGCATAGCAAGAAAAAACTTGAGAGTGATTACAAAGCAATGAAGGAAATGATCTATGGCGACTATCCTGATTTTGAGACACTTATGCAATACATCGAACAGCTTGAAAACGAGATAAATGCTCTGTAG
- a CDS encoding DUF6088 family protein, giving the protein MKQKTTMAQIQNLITNKKPGTVFTIRDFQDIGDGPSIRQCLKRLTDNGTIRRIAPGIYDKPSFNHFLNENEAVDIYQTAKSIARTNNWTIAPSGNIALNLLGLSTQVSSRWSFVSDGPYKKYNIGSNTIEFKHRANREITGMSEKTLLIIQALKALGKEHVTDAKLAKIQKNVTGNEAKKLLIESRNASAWIMEAIKKICGEMQCTK; this is encoded by the coding sequence ATGAAGCAAAAAACAACGATGGCACAAATCCAGAACCTTATCACCAACAAGAAACCCGGGACAGTCTTTACAATACGGGATTTCCAAGATATTGGCGACGGTCCTTCCATTCGCCAATGTCTCAAACGTCTTACCGACAATGGTACTATTCGTCGTATAGCACCCGGTATATATGATAAACCGTCATTCAACCATTTTCTCAATGAAAACGAAGCCGTAGACATATATCAGACAGCAAAGAGTATTGCTCGTACAAATAACTGGACTATCGCTCCTAGTGGAAATATCGCACTCAATTTGTTGGGACTTTCCACACAAGTAAGTTCTAGATGGTCTTTCGTTAGTGACGGCCCGTATAAGAAATATAACATTGGATCCAATACTATAGAATTCAAGCATCGGGCAAACCGGGAAATTACCGGTATGTCCGAGAAAACCTTGCTCATCATCCAGGCACTCAAAGCCTTGGGAAAGGAGCATGTAACAGATGCCAAACTCGCCAAAATACAAAAAAATGTAACAGGTAACGAAGCAAAAAAACTGCTGATTGAATCTCGTAATGCTTCTGCTTGGATTATGGAGGCAATTAAGAAAATCTGTGGAGAGATGCAATGTACAAAATAG
- a CDS encoding helix-turn-helix domain-containing protein translates to MSVYKSIMQGLDEAVKYQEGKIDARKTKIAVKPVESFSSEDIKQIRNQVGLSQVLFASSLGVSKKTVEAWERGRNTPEGPSRRLLQLIRDDPEVIKQYMIKA, encoded by the coding sequence ATGAGTGTATATAAAAGTATCATGCAAGGGCTGGATGAGGCCGTCAAATACCAGGAAGGAAAGATCGATGCAAGAAAGACGAAAATTGCAGTAAAACCTGTGGAGTCTTTTTCTAGCGAGGACATCAAGCAAATCCGCAATCAAGTCGGCTTGAGTCAGGTCCTCTTTGCATCTTCCCTTGGCGTATCCAAGAAAACAGTCGAGGCTTGGGAGCGAGGGAGAAATACTCCAGAAGGCCCCTCCCGCCGACTACTTCAGCTGATCAGAGACGATCCTGAAGTGATTAAACAATACATGATCAAAGCTTAA
- a CDS encoding type II toxin-antitoxin system RelE/ParE family toxin, with protein sequence MDFSEPLPDIDNSKLQIESESINETARQTESSTTKVRKILITEGLWSSKRSGQFYPVPEIAKSRFQWLKMPGFVENVTILPGTDDALDYTLSNRVFCRQLMQINREFVMMPEFDRQWKHLGLGDEELRQLQEALLENPKAGAVLRGTGGLRKYRIAFPGRGKSGSGRVAYVDFTMYETIYLITAYPKSEKDNLSAKERNEIATMIAILETGLQKQEIRK encoded by the coding sequence GTGGATTTTTCTGAGCCTCTCCCTGATATCGATAATTCGAAATTGCAGATTGAATCTGAATCCATCAATGAGACAGCAAGGCAGACCGAGAGCTCAACCACGAAGGTAAGGAAGATCCTCATCACCGAAGGACTGTGGTCAAGTAAACGGTCCGGACAGTTCTACCCGGTACCTGAAATCGCCAAATCACGCTTCCAGTGGCTTAAAATGCCGGGTTTTGTGGAAAATGTGACAATTCTTCCTGGCACCGATGATGCACTTGACTATACCCTATCTAATAGGGTATTTTGTAGACAGCTTATGCAGATTAATCGTGAATTTGTCATGATGCCGGAGTTTGATCGCCAATGGAAACACCTTGGGCTTGGTGATGAGGAACTTCGGCAGCTACAGGAAGCATTATTGGAGAATCCCAAGGCAGGTGCTGTGCTCAGAGGCACTGGAGGGCTTCGAAAGTATCGGATTGCCTTTCCGGGTCGTGGCAAAAGCGGCAGTGGTCGGGTTGCATATGTCGATTTCACCATGTATGAGACGATCTACTTGATCACGGCATACCCAAAATCCGAGAAAGACAATCTATCGGCCAAGGAAAGGAATGAAATCGCGACAATGATTGCCATTCTGGAAACAGGTCTGCAGAAACAGGAGATAAGGAAATGA
- a CDS encoding DUF262 domain-containing HNH endonuclease family protein, with product MQFEQRTVLGLFDSSQKRFTIPVYQRAYSWEIQQWKDLLDDIKEQLDSANNYSLGNVLLEMVAKDREYEVIDGQQRLTTIVIFLSALFGALGGRYDENEIKDKKKIYLRHNSNTKLRIVDYDMPFFEAFIIKGENNIRPNSVSQRRIKKAYEYYSKEFLKEDICTLVKILEEFESSEITCVVLDEKKQSALMFELQNNRGKDLTNMEKLKSYLMYQVYRLSESEETNDNVEHLSELFKQIYLVISDLPERISEDSVLTYHCQAYINGYNYRTINDIKGAYNKNKLIGWINNFTEELYSSFLAMKKIEKSRSKYWKLLGDLNRQAFIYPFIIKGSKYFSDDDNKMEELLQILEVLSFRYLFINSRADFLSRLQGLLTGFKGDVSELRIKTQNLLNETMYWSDFRFKEYLDNPIYGNKTLNYILWQYEESIQNSGYHVANANISNEQIEHVSPQTPTDGNPVESGYEVNEQGEYPEDYDKYIHSIGNLVLISGSHNSSIKNVKFQLKLDSYKSNPLLNQQAEIYTFASGTEDKPIWDRRAIEKRKQKLKDFCIKRWSFDS from the coding sequence ATGCAATTTGAACAAAGAACGGTTTTAGGACTATTCGATAGCTCACAAAAAAGGTTTACAATTCCCGTATATCAACGAGCATATTCTTGGGAAATTCAGCAATGGAAAGACCTGCTGGATGATATTAAAGAACAACTTGATAGCGCAAATAACTATTCATTAGGCAATGTTCTTCTAGAAATGGTTGCGAAAGACAGAGAGTATGAAGTAATCGATGGTCAGCAACGGCTTACGACAATTGTAATATTTTTGTCTGCCTTATTTGGTGCTCTAGGTGGAAGATATGATGAAAATGAAATAAAAGACAAAAAGAAAATCTATTTAAGGCATAATTCTAATACGAAGCTTAGAATCGTCGATTATGATATGCCATTCTTTGAAGCCTTTATCATTAAAGGAGAAAACAACATAAGACCCAACTCAGTCTCCCAGCGTAGGATAAAAAAGGCATATGAATATTATTCCAAGGAGTTTCTAAAAGAGGATATTTGTACTTTGGTAAAAATACTAGAAGAATTTGAGTCATCAGAAATAACATGCGTTGTATTAGATGAAAAGAAGCAGTCTGCATTAATGTTCGAATTACAAAACAACCGTGGAAAAGATCTAACGAATATGGAGAAACTAAAATCATATTTGATGTATCAAGTTTATAGGTTGAGTGAGAGTGAGGAAACCAATGATAATGTTGAGCATCTTTCTGAGTTGTTCAAACAAATCTATCTAGTCATTAGCGATTTACCAGAAAGGATAAGTGAAGACAGTGTTTTAACATATCATTGTCAAGCCTACATTAATGGATACAACTATAGAACAATTAACGACATAAAAGGCGCATATAATAAAAACAAATTAATTGGATGGATAAACAATTTTACTGAAGAGTTATATTCTAGCTTTCTTGCCATGAAGAAAATTGAGAAAAGCAGGTCGAAATACTGGAAACTGTTAGGAGATTTGAATAGGCAGGCATTTATTTATCCATTCATTATCAAGGGAAGTAAGTATTTTTCGGATGACGATAATAAGATGGAGGAGCTGCTTCAAATATTAGAAGTTTTATCATTCCGATATTTATTCATAAATAGTCGTGCTGACTTTTTAAGCAGATTGCAGGGCTTGCTTACTGGGTTCAAAGGTGATGTAAGTGAATTGCGAATAAAGACCCAAAATTTACTCAATGAAACAATGTATTGGAGTGATTTTAGATTTAAAGAATATTTAGACAATCCCATTTATGGAAATAAAACATTAAACTACATATTGTGGCAATATGAGGAAAGCATTCAAAATAGTGGATATCATGTAGCTAATGCTAATATTAGTAATGAACAAATTGAACACGTTTCTCCTCAGACTCCCACTGATGGCAATCCAGTAGAATCGGGTTATGAAGTAAATGAGCAAGGGGAATATCCAGAAGACTATGATAAATATATACATTCAATCGGGAATTTGGTATTAATTTCAGGTTCGCATAATTCATCGATTAAAAATGTAAAATTTCAGTTAAAGCTTGACTCCTACAAAAGTAATCCGCTGTTGAATCAACAAGCAGAAATCTATACGTTCGCTTCGGGAACGGAAGATAAACCCATATGGGATAGGAGAGCAATAGAAAAACGAAAGCAAAAACTTAAAGATTTCTGTATTAAAAGATGGAGTTTTGATTCCTAA
- a CDS encoding nucleotidyltransferase domain-containing protein, with protein sequence MKSRPDSVAFGLKPEIFQQLSTIFQAYENIDSVVLYGSRAKGTYHAGSDIDLTIKGDHITNSLVGKVEEEIDDLLLPYSFDISLWQQIDNLALRELIERVGVVIYQKQ encoded by the coding sequence ATGAAATCAAGACCTGATTCAGTTGCTTTCGGTCTGAAACCTGAAATATTCCAGCAACTCTCTACAATATTCCAAGCATATGAAAACATTGATTCAGTAGTGCTGTATGGTTCCAGGGCCAAGGGAACCTATCATGCTGGATCGGACATTGACCTCACCATCAAGGGAGACCACATTACCAATTCCCTGGTAGGGAAGGTTGAGGAGGAAATCGACGATCTCCTGCTTCCTTACTCATTTGACATCTCATTATGGCAGCAGATTGATAATCTTGCATTACGTGAACTCATCGAGCGTGTGGGCGTTGTCATCTACCAAAAGCAATGA
- a CDS encoding histidine phosphatase family protein has protein sequence MKKILLIRHGESQHNARGECFSGHADIPLSTVGRDQAKQLRPLLANTPVDEVFVSPLHRARETASLALPNFSQSAQIANCLMEFDYGDYDGLSYSQFKEDDPVIAQWKHNPGTLCFPHGGCISHHADQALKGLEELVTISSGSVLACFSHKTTIRLIVSKVLGLSLDYFRRVPCGNASITILRFEEKRFSVESVSVAAEFLMPKDEWRTV, from the coding sequence ATGAAGAAAATACTACTGATACGTCATGGAGAAAGCCAACACAATGCAAGAGGAGAGTGTTTCTCTGGTCATGCTGACATCCCTCTTTCTACTGTGGGAAGAGATCAAGCCAAGCAATTAAGACCATTGCTGGCAAATACACCTGTTGATGAGGTGTTTGTTAGTCCATTACACAGAGCAAGAGAAACAGCATCTCTTGCTTTACCCAATTTTTCTCAGTCAGCACAAATTGCCAACTGTCTTATGGAATTTGACTATGGGGATTATGACGGGTTGTCCTATTCTCAATTCAAGGAAGATGATCCTGTGATAGCACAGTGGAAACATAATCCAGGAACTCTCTGTTTTCCCCATGGTGGGTGTATTTCTCACCATGCAGATCAAGCCCTTAAGGGACTTGAGGAATTGGTGACTATTTCATCAGGATCGGTCTTGGCCTGCTTTTCCCATAAAACAACGATACGATTAATTGTTTCTAAAGTACTGGGTCTGTCTCTGGATTATTTCCGCCGTGTGCCCTGTGGTAATGCATCCATCACCATACTACGTTTTGAAGAGAAGAGATTCTCTGTAGAGAGTGTCAGTGTGGCAGCCGAGTTTCTCATGCCTAAAGATGAATGGAGGACTGTATGA
- a CDS encoding phosphoribosyltransferase family protein, with amino-acid sequence MMETLTTVLGWLGYAFAIIGFIGTVWKTINIWMSQKTFSWKDFDRQVKSIIRQMRKDGFYPDIIVSIGRGGAIVGATISGNLHHCERKAPKDSENITILGCDRVYEWKNGQRIEVGNAMVDFSPITGKKVLVVASDVMTGGTMKRFLEQLREVNPSVIRTSCLVKGVTASFSPDYVGKVIPGDFKMPWMYKGYGYVRDSRKPQHN; translated from the coding sequence ATGATGGAGACATTGACTACAGTTCTTGGATGGCTCGGTTATGCATTTGCCATAATAGGATTCATTGGGACAGTATGGAAGACCATCAATATCTGGATGTCTCAAAAAACCTTCTCATGGAAGGATTTTGATAGGCAAGTAAAATCGATAATAAGACAAATGCGGAAAGATGGCTTCTATCCAGATATCATTGTCAGTATCGGCAGAGGCGGGGCAATTGTTGGAGCAACCATTTCTGGAAATCTGCACCATTGTGAGCGTAAAGCGCCCAAGGATAGTGAGAATATTACCATACTCGGTTGTGACAGGGTCTATGAATGGAAAAATGGACAACGTATTGAGGTTGGGAATGCAATGGTAGATTTCTCTCCTATCACTGGTAAAAAAGTGTTGGTTGTTGCAAGCGATGTTATGACAGGAGGGACTATGAAGCGATTCCTTGAACAATTGCGTGAGGTGAATCCCTCTGTGATAAGAACCTCTTGCCTTGTGAAAGGTGTCACAGCCTCTTTCTCCCCTGATTATGTAGGTAAAGTGATACCGGGGGATTTCAAGATGCCTTGGATGTATAAGGGCTATGGGTATGTCCGGGACTCTCGTAAACCACAACACAATTAA